A genomic segment from Nicotiana tabacum cultivar K326 chromosome 9, ASM71507v2, whole genome shotgun sequence encodes:
- the LOC107759057 gene encoding cytokinin riboside 5'-monophosphate phosphoribohydrolase LOG8-like isoform X1, with translation MDKLKKICVFCGSNSGNRKIFSDAALDLGRELVERKMDLVYGGGSIGLMGLVSQAVYDGGCNVLGIIPRALVPVEISGHAVGEVLIVSDMHERKAEMARRADAFVALPGGYGTMEELLEVITWSQLGIHEKPVGLLNIDGYYDCLLGLFDKGVEEGFIKPSARNIVISATTAKELLEKMEDYAPIHNQVAPSRCWNTSGGPVTRSHNFWLEFAILFKCEDCIFHCLTDTL, from the exons ATggacaaattaaagaaaatttgtGTCTTTTGTGGAAGCAATTCAGGCAATAGGAAAATCTTCAGCGATGCTGCTCTTGATCTTGGAAGAGAACTG GTGGAGAGGAAGATGGATCTAGTTTATGGAGGAGGAAGTATTGGACTTATGGGGTTGGTTTCTCAAGCTGTTTATGATGGTGGATGTAATGTTCTTGG AATTATTCCAAGAGCTCTTGTTCCAGTAGAG ATATCGGGCCATGCAGTGGGAGAAGTATTAATAGTGTCTGATATGCATGAAAGGAAAGCTGAGATGGCTCGTAGAGCAGATGCTTTTGTTGCACTTCCTG GAGGGTATGGAACAATGGAAGAATTACTTGAGGTGATAACATGGTCACAGCTTGGAATTCATGAAAAACCA GTTGGATTGTTGAACATTGATGGATATTATGATTGCTTGCTTGGATTATTTGACAAAGGTGTAGAAGAAGGATTTATTAAGCCTTCAGCCAGAAATATTGTCATTTCAGCTACAACAGCCAAAGAGCTTTTAGAAAAGATGGAG GATTATGCACCAATACACAATCAAGTAGCACCAAGCAGGTGTTGGAACACTAGTGGTGGACCAGTGACAAGAAGTCATAATTTCTGGCTGGAGTTTGCCATATTATTCAAGTGTGAAGATTGTATTTTCCATTGTTTGACAGACACTTTGTAA
- the LOC107759057 gene encoding cytokinin riboside 5'-monophosphate phosphoribohydrolase LOG8-like isoform X2, whose protein sequence is MDKLKKICVFCGSNSGNRKIFSDAALDLGRELVERKMDLVYGGGSIGLMGLVSQAVYDGGCNVLGIIPRALVPVEISGHAVGEVLIVSDMHERKAEMARRADAFVALPELLEVITWSQLGIHEKPVGLLNIDGYYDCLLGLFDKGVEEGFIKPSARNIVISATTAKELLEKMEDYAPIHNQVAPSRCWNTSGGPVTRSHNFWLEFAILFKCEDCIFHCLTDTL, encoded by the exons ATggacaaattaaagaaaatttgtGTCTTTTGTGGAAGCAATTCAGGCAATAGGAAAATCTTCAGCGATGCTGCTCTTGATCTTGGAAGAGAACTG GTGGAGAGGAAGATGGATCTAGTTTATGGAGGAGGAAGTATTGGACTTATGGGGTTGGTTTCTCAAGCTGTTTATGATGGTGGATGTAATGTTCTTGG AATTATTCCAAGAGCTCTTGTTCCAGTAGAG ATATCGGGCCATGCAGTGGGAGAAGTATTAATAGTGTCTGATATGCATGAAAGGAAAGCTGAGATGGCTCGTAGAGCAGATGCTTTTGTTGCACTTCCTG AATTACTTGAGGTGATAACATGGTCACAGCTTGGAATTCATGAAAAACCA GTTGGATTGTTGAACATTGATGGATATTATGATTGCTTGCTTGGATTATTTGACAAAGGTGTAGAAGAAGGATTTATTAAGCCTTCAGCCAGAAATATTGTCATTTCAGCTACAACAGCCAAAGAGCTTTTAGAAAAGATGGAG GATTATGCACCAATACACAATCAAGTAGCACCAAGCAGGTGTTGGAACACTAGTGGTGGACCAGTGACAAGAAGTCATAATTTCTGGCTGGAGTTTGCCATATTATTCAAGTGTGAAGATTGTATTTTCCATTGTTTGACAGACACTTTGTAA
- the LOC107776538 gene encoding BTB/POZ domain-containing protein At3g05675: MTICTNIQETELCGTKEVFLSAIRFATSTGDSFPPFEDDLRTSAQEQVEFMLEDDEKIPLVIADEEIKVETRILVSKIFCSFENELFSLILEPDIANKDIEKKVMRSLSDLEWMCNTLLKMDLMKDFVSHWANISSNLLKVIEDKRLDSIMWGLKIKLIEMTSKVFDAVGYGTVVLPAESRVELLKTWLPYIRKMKFLSDQMGKSEAAFPYMMSEDLSQCIEGAIVSLVSALPSNDQADILADWISAEQVKYPDLSEAFEIWCYRTKSAKRRLDEALTESAMPLSPSS, encoded by the coding sequence ATGACCATATGTACCAATATACAAGAAACAGAATTATGTGGTACGAAAGAAGTTTTCTTGTCTGCTATCCGCTTTGCCACTTCAACCGGTGATTCTTTCCCTCCATTTGAAGATGATTTAAGAACCTCAGCCCAAGAACAGGTTGAGTTCATGCTCGAGGATGATGAAAAGATTCCTCTTGTCATAGCTGATGAAGAAATAAAAGTGGAGACTAGAATTTTGGTGTCTAAAATATTTTGTTCTTTTGAAAATGAACTATTCTCCTTGATTTTGGAACCTGACATTGCGAACAAGGATATTGAAAAGAAAGTAATGCGGAGTCTATCTGACCTTGAATGGATGTGTAACACTCTTTTGAAGATGGATCTAATGAAGGACTTCGTCTCCCACTGGGCTAATATATCGAGCAATTTATTGAAGGTCATCGAAGACAAAAGACTTGATTCTATCATGTGGGGTTTGAAGATAAAGTTAATAGAAATGACATCAAAAGTGTTCGACGCAGTAGGTTATGGAACTGTAGTTCTTCCAGCAGAAAGCCGAGtggaactgctcaagacatggcttccatacataagaaaaatgaagtttctTTCCGATCAAATGGGCAAATCGGAGGCTGCATTTCCATACATGATGAGCGAAGACCTTTCCCAATGCATTGAGGGAGCAATAGTTTCGTTGGTTTCAGCATTACCATCAAATGATCAAGCTGACATTCTAGCAGATTGGATAAGTGCTGAGCAAGTTAAATATCCGGACCTTAGTGAAGCCTTTGAGATATGGTGTTACAGAACCAAGTCTGCAAAAAGAAGGTTGGACGAGGCTTTGACAGAGTCAGCAATGCCATTGTCACCCTCTAGCTAA
- the LOC107759076 gene encoding uncharacterized protein LOC107759076: MKELNSTSDPIGQNLIKVISNVCFSVFVFSVLIFTVVAITYQPPDPWESSRALTRVFTQVENATFKVDNSVLKTGEDVATTPIAAPDGAFPLVPITEATIEKSEEILPNVTLKSGCEDVTVVNCSDPRILITIQRFNLKAFKSIAFLDYRAPVNGSKPTECDVAWRFRNKKERSWRKYRDFRRFRIGFTDDCSYKVVHAGRWHSGVNARRPRIRVNSTRTSPKAKIAPPVRDEEINDTIPILGSDSAFKNGRYLYYSRGGDYCKGMNQYLWSFLCALGEAQYLNRTFVMDLSICLAASHTRSHKDEEGKDFRFYFDFEHLKETASIVEEGDFLKDWKKWDKTHKKKISVRKVKDYKVSPVELTKDKSTIIWRQFDAPEPENYWYRVCEGPSAKYIQRPWQALWKSKRLMNIVTEISGSMDWDFDAVHVIRGEKAQNKKLWPHLDADTSPDSLVAKLQGIITPWRNLYVATNEPFYNYFDKLRSHYKVHLLDDYNYLWSNTSEWYNETTQLNGDRPVEFDGYMRVEVDTEVLVRAKSRVETFYNLTKDCKDGINTC, encoded by the coding sequence ATGAAGGAATTGAATTCAACATCTGACCCAATTGGGCAAAACCTGATAAAGGTTATAAGCAATGTGTGCTTCTCAGTTTTTGTATTCTCTGTGCTCATATTTACTGTAGTTGCTATTACATACCAACCCCCTGATCCATGGGAATCTTCTAGAGCTCTAACTAGAGTTTTCACACAAGTCGAAAATGCTACATTCAAAGTTGATAATTCTGTCCTAAAAACTGGTGAAGATGTTGCCACTACTCCCATTGCAGCTCCTGATGGAGCGTTTCCTTTAGTGCCGATTACTGAAGCTACTATTGAGAAATCCGAAGAGATACTGCCCAATGTGACTTTGAAATCAGGATGTGAGGATGTGACTGTAGTGAATTGTTCCGATCCTCGGATCTTGATCACGATTCAGAGGTTCAATTTGAAGGCTTTTAAGTCCATTGCGTTTTTGGATTATCGAGCACCTGTTAATGGATCGAAGCCGACTGAGTGTGATGTGGCATGGAGGTTCAGAAACAAGAAAGAGAGATCTTGGAGAAAGTACAGGGATTTCCGGAGGTTTAGGATTGGATTTACTGATGACTGTAGTTACAAAGTGGTTCATGCAGGTCGCTGGCATTCAGGAGTAAATGCCCGTCGCCCAAGAATCCGTGTTAATTCCACTAGAACTAGCCCAAAAGCCAAAATTGCTCCACCTGTTCGAGATGAGGAGATCAATGATACCATTCCAATCTTGGGATCAGATTCAGCTTTCAAGAACGGGAGATACTTGTACTATTCACGGGGTGGTGATTACTGTAAAGGAATGAACCAGTACCTATGGAGTTTTCTATGTGCTTTGGGCGAGGCTCAGTACTTGAATCGTACGTTCGTGATGGATTTGAGTATCTGCTTGGCAGCTTCTCACACTCGTAGTCATAAGGATGAGGAGGGGAAAGACTTTAGATTCTATTTTGATTTTGAACATTTGAAAGAGACTGCATCCATCGTCGAGGAAGGAGACTTCCTTAAAGATTGGAAGAAATGGGATAAGACGCATAAGAAGAAAATCTCCGTACGAAAGGTTAAGGACTACAAAGTGTCCCCCGTGGAACTAACGAAGGATAAGAGCACAATTATATGGAGGCAATTCGACGCTCCAGAACCAGAGAACTATTGGTATCGGGTCTGTGAAGGGCCTTCCGCCAAATACATCCAGAGACCGTGGCAAGCTTTGTGGAAATCAAAGAGACTTATGAATATAGTAACTGAGATTAGTGGAAGCATGGACTGGGATTTTGATGCTGTTCATGTTATTCGCGGAGAGAAAGCACAGAATAAGAAATTATGGCCCCACCTGGATGCTGATACATCTCCTGATTCACTTGTCGCAAAGCTTCAAGGAATTATTACACCTTGGAGGAATCTGTATGTTGCCACAAACGAGCCATTCTATAATTATTTTGATAAGCTTAGATCTCACTACAAGGTGCATTTGCTTGATGATTATAACTACTTGTGGAGTAATACAAGTGAGTGGTATAATGAAACAACACAACTAAATGGTGACCGCCCAGTTGAATTTGATGGGTATATGAGAGTTGAAGTTGACACAGAGGTCCTTGTTCGAGCAAAATCACGGGTTGAGACATTTTACAACTTGACAAAAGATTGCAAGGATGGAATTAATACGTGTTAG